The proteins below come from a single Eremothecium sinecaudum strain ATCC 58844 chromosome II, complete sequence genomic window:
- a CDS encoding uncharacterized protein (Syntenic homolog of Ashbya gossypii AFR601C; Syntenic homolog of Saccharomyces cerevisiae YDL057W) gives MIMGKDYKIECKSIAVFEYLSKRICANEEFLYIKHEKYHTGNGLAAILSRPKSVKFSTLKERLINESEFELPLHKLVLLLHGDRSHKNSFYQPLLADKLSTMGYYVLRIDFRGLGDSEDNADEKKGRTIQQDVEDILSVYEFLESSACERLIGHQLTLDTIVAHSRGVVSMFEFAKTQFVPNLINCCGRFESSGLLLKDEFQQPNWKADGGITCKAPRYGKIKEIWIPAAETISAATVDTLSFASIDEWSFVMSVYGTADSIIPITAASEYANLFRGRHKLELLPGVTHNFFGLADDKNELQLPLKDGKVCYYPVLVDKIGSHLSKDNQLQRFFKASELIKSKVPPVCLPRWPLPYEYSNISNFRDIGGYKTASGHQVKSAIMYRCANPCDAPPEVIEYMKSDLKISRIFDLRSTKEAINNGIISGLPVENLSFIKDHNMSAEDLAVHYQGLFISSYNFPQVYSSILESSHQNIRRFFQTIVNGEVNKDHTIVFHCTAGKDRTGILSMLILGVLGVPADIIARDYEFTTIGLRTEKKLLALTKQRADGLRHLVDPTGSSLIEEYNLTPEKMKENVLSSTYEAMRIFIDRFLDTYGSFDDYFINTLKFTSEDVSKIRNLLLE, from the coding sequence ATGATAATGGGCAAGGATTACAAGATAGAGTGTAAATCGATAGCTGTATTTGAATATCTTTCGAAAAGAATATGTGCGAATGAAGAGTTTCTTTACATTAAGCATGAGAAGTACCATACAGGGAATGGTCTTGCAGCGATTCTTAGTAGACCGAAGTCAGTGAAATTTAGTACTTTGAAGGAGCGGTTAATAAATGAGTCAGAGTTTGAGTTACCACTCCACAAGCTTGTATTGCTGCTACACGGTGATCGTTCTCATAAGAATTCCTTTTATCAGCCGTTGCTTGCAGACAAGCTATCTACTATGGGCTACTATGTGTTGAGAATTGATTTCAGGGGACTTGGAGACTCTGAGGATAATGCCGATGAGAAAAAGGGTCGTACAATCCAGCAAGATGTGGAGGATATTCTCTCTGTTTACGAGTTCTTAGAAAGTAGTGCTTGCGAACGGTTAATCGGACACCAGCTAACATTGGATACTATTGTAGCTCATTCCAGAGGAGTAGTTTCCATGTTCGAGTTTGCTAAGACTCAGTTTGTTCCTAATTTGATAAACTGTTGTGGGAGATTTGAGTCGTCGGGTTTGCTTCTGAAAGACGAGTTCCAGCAGCCGAATTGGAAAGCAGACGGAGGGATTACGTGTAAAGCGCCACGTTATGGGAAAATCAAGGAAATCTGGATTCCTGCTGCGGAGACCATTAGTGCCGCTACAGTAGACACGTTGTCATTTGCTAGTATAGATGAGTGGTCGTTTGTAATGTCAGTTTATGGAACTGCTGACAGTATTATCCCAATAACGGCAGCTTCTGAATATGCTAATTTGTTCAGGGGAAGACACAAATTGGAACTTCTTCCAGGTGTAACCCATAACTTTTTTGGTCTCGCAGACGACAAAAATGAACTCCAATTGCCCTTGAAAGATGGTAAGGTCTGCTATTATCCGGTGCTTGTCGACAAAATTGGTTCTCATTTAAGCAAAGATAACCAGCTACAGAGGTTTTTCAAGGCTTCGGAATTGATAAAGTCCAAAGTTCCTCCCGTTTGCTTGCCACGTTGGCCGCTGCCCTATGAATACTCTAATATCTCAAACTTTCGTGATATTGGTGGATACAAGACGGCCTCCGGGCATCAAGTCAAAAGCGCCATAATGTATAGATGTGCAAATCCTTGCGATGCACCTCCAGAGGTTATAGAATACATGAAGTCAGATCTTAAAATATCTCGGATATTCGATTTGCGTTCCACCAAGGAAGCCATTAACAACGGTATCATATCTGGACTTCCTGTTGAGAACCTCTCTTTCATTAAGGATCATAACATGTCTGCGGAAGACCTAGCTGTACACTACCAGGGACTCTTTATCTCCTCGTACAACTTCCCTCAGGTCTACTCTTCAATACTCGAAAGTAGTCACCAGAACATTAGGCGTTTTTTCCAGACCATCGTGAACGGCGAGGTTAATAAGGACCACACCATAGTATTCCATTGTACAGCAGGCAAAGATCGCACCGGTATCCTATCAATGCTAATACTTGGCGTCCTTGGAGTCCCCGCTGATATCATTGCTCGTGACTACGAGTTTACAACTATCGGACTCCGCACTGAAAAGAAGTTACTAGCACTAACCAAACAACGTGCAGATGGCCTTCGCCACTTGGTTGATCCCACAGGAAGCTCGCTTATAGAGGAGTATAACTTAACACCAGAGAAGATGAAAGAAAACGTTTTATCATCAACATATGAAGCTATGCGTATCTTTATAGATCGCTTTTTAGATACCTATGGTTCTTTCGACgattattttattaatacACTTAAGTTCACGTCAGAAGATGTTTCCAAGATAAGAAATTTGCTACTAGAGTGA
- the HXT14 gene encoding Hxt14p (Syntenic homolog of Ashbya gossypii AFR602W; Non-syntenic homolog of Saccharomyces cerevisiae YNL318C (HXT14), YHR096C (HXT5) and YMR011W (HXT2)), with amino-acid sequence MVDTNNVNSDISVKDEADVDEFLRTSATKSARLDESEYRKHGSLIKPVLLCLATSFGGFIFGWDIGTIGGITNMPAFQNTFGNRFDPDTGLNRFPDMLLGLIIAVFNIGCAVGGLTLAKVGDKRGRRMGICVALGIYVIGVSIQLLHTHAWFQFFFGRIITGFSVGTSAVLVPMFVSESAPVQIRGAMVVLYQLMITFGILLGNTVNFACKRTIADSLSNNNWQIPIGLGIFWAAIVLAGISFMPESAHFLAAGGRMESARKSFAIMNSMETTDEYVINQVEKMSRPNIPVNVQDEPKGKWEFITGEPKLLLRLFVGIMVMAFQQLTGVNYFFYYGTTLFSSVGIEDSYITAIILSAVNFLSTFIGIYIVERLGRRSCLVLGSVGMFTNMAIYASIGSFALNRDGVLPNRTAGYLMIVFTCLYIICFASTSGPVTFVVISELFPTRTKAISMAICTSVNWLVNFLISLLTPTITRAIGFKYGYVFALFLFVSIFFFYALVPETKGLTIDQVDAIYAGKKIPDESDN; translated from the coding sequence ATGGTTGATACAAATAATGTTAATTCAGACATCTCGGTAAAAGATGAGGCCGACGTAGATGAGTTTCTGCGCACCTCTGCAACTAAATCAGCACGTTTAGATGAGTCTGAATATCGCAAACACGGTTCATTGATAAAGCCTGTTTTACTTTGTTTAGCGACATCTTTTGGTGGATTTATCTTTGGTTGGGATATTGGCACGATCGGAGGTATCACCAATATGCCAGCTTTCCAAAATACGTTTGGAAACCGATTTGACCCTGACACAGGGTTGAATCGATTCCCTGATATGTTATTGGGGTTGATTATAGCTGTTTTTAACATTGGATGCGCCGTTGGTGGTTTAACTTTGGCTAAAGTAGGCGACAAGAGGGGTAGAAGGATGGGTATTTGCGTTGCCTTGGGTATATACGTTATAGGAGTGTCAATACAACTATTGCACACCCATGCTTGGTTCCAGTTTTTCTTCGGAAGGATCATAACTGGTTTTTCTGTTGGTACATCTGCTGTTTTGGTGCCCATGTTTGTTTCGGAATCCGCACCTGTGCAGATACGAGGTGCAATGGTTGTCTTGTACCAATTGATGATAACCTTTGGCATCTTGCTGGGAAATACTGTCAACTTTGCATGTAAAAGAACCATTGCTGACAGTTTGTCAAACAATAACTGGCAGATTCCGATCGGTTTGGGAATTTTTTGGGCAGCTATTGTCTTGGCAGGTATATCTTTCATGCCTGAGTCAGCTCACTTTTTAGCTGCTGGTGGTAGAATGGAAAGTGCCAGAAAGTCCTTTGCCATTATGAACTCTATGGAGACGACCGATGAATATGTGATAAACCAAGTGGAAAAAATGTCCAGGCCAAATATTCCCGTTAATGTTCAAGATGAACCTAAGGGTAAATGGGAATTTATTACTGGAGAACCAAAGTTGCTGCTTCGTTTATTTGTCGGGATTATGGTCATGGCTTTTCAACAATTAACCGGTGTTAACTACTTCTTTTACTATGGAACGACATTATTTAGTTCAGTTGGGATTGAAGATTCTTACATTACTGCAATCATCTTGTCCGCTGTGAACTTCTTGTCAACTTTCATTGGGATTTATATTGTTGAAAGGTTAGGGCGGAGATCATGTTTAGTTCTTGGTTCGGTTGGAATGTTTACAAATATGGCTATTTACGCGTCCATCGGATCTTTTGCATTAAACCGTGATGGTGTTCTTCCAAACAGAACAGCGGGTTATCTCATGATTGTGTTTACCTGCTTATATATTATATGTTTTGCAAGCACATCAGGGCCTGTCACGTTTGTTGTTATATCTGAATTATTCCCCACCAGAACAAAAGCAATATCTATGGCTATCTGTACTTCGGTTAACTGGCTGGTGAATTTCTTAATTTCGTTGCTCACTCCAACAATAACGAGAGCGATTGGCTTTAAATATGGCTACGTTTTTGCTCTGTTTTTGTTCGTTTCAATATTCTTCTTTTATGCTTTGGTTCCAGAGACCAAAGGCCTTACTATTGACCAAGTTGATGCAATATATGCAGGGAAAAAGATTCCTGATGAAAGTGATAACTAA
- the MSH2 gene encoding mismatch repair ATPase MSH2 (Syntenic homolog of Ashbya gossypii AFR603C; Syntenic homolog of Saccharomyces cerevisiae YOL090W (MSH2)): protein MSSVRPELKFSDVSEERGFYRRFFKLPKKVSKVMRIVDRGEYYTIIGQDAVFVAENIYHTTSALKDFRVDSTLAQQVDEPLKYITISPQVISALLKTCLLEQGFKIEIYDKSWKLLKSASPGNIDQVEDLMSISLESSIVLAGIKFQLNAQEGHCVLGVSFVDSSSYEIGMFDIVDNEVYSNLESFLIQLGVRECLLPDVRNNESMSSELRKMNTVMDRCGCIVTFLKSGEFTSKDVESDLVKLCGDDLAMSLPNYSQLSLSACNALLRYLELPQDVSKEGKYKLVKHSLAQFMKLDSSAIKALNIFTQGPSAAPSVSSTTGYGNGGKITSLVQLLNKCKTNAGVRLLNEWLKQPLCDYTEIQKRHDLVDYLVDQLELKSMLRDDYLPLVPDVRRLTKKLNKNGNLEDVLKIYQFAQRIPEINGLLKDNLQELPEQSRIKELVTQTWLEPLEKHIQPLQKFQEMVETTVDLEAYEETNEFMIKVEFNEELARIRSALVDLKDKMRSIHLETAEDLGFEPEKKLKLENHHVHGWCMRLTRTDAKALRQHKKYVELSTVKAGIYFSTKEFKQIAEEIAELQQEYDKQQSSLVKEIITITISYTPVLEKLSIVLAKLDVLCSFAHVSSYAPIPYVRPTMYDIDDPNRKTKLIESRHPLIEVQDDITFIANDIIMERGAGEFLIITGPNMGGKSTYIRQAGVISLMAQIGCFVPCTSAEIAIVDAILCRVGAGDSQLKGVSTFMIEMLETASILKNATSNSLIIVDELGRGTSTYDGFGLAWSISEYIAKEIKSFTLFATHFHELTTLAEKYSNVKNMHVIAHIEEGPQKSDDITLLYKVEEGISDQSFGIHVAEAVHFPQKIVKMAKRKATELDELQRDSEALKKLKCSPEQIAQGTEALTSLLKKWVAELRLQGLDRKLSDAKVQEDIVKQLRELLNEPNELSGLADEFKEWIVDLLL from the coding sequence ATGTCGTCTGTTAGACCTGAATTAAAGTTCAGCGATGTTTCAGAGGAGCGTGGATTTTACAGGCGTTTTTTTAAACTGCCCAAAAAGGTTTCAAAAGTGATGAGAATTGTTGATAGAGGAGAATACTATACAATTATTGGTCAAGATGCAGTGTTTGTTGCGGAAAATATATATCATACGACATCAGCATTGAAAGATTTCAGAGTGGATTCGACACTGGCTCAACAGGTTGATGAACCTTTGAAATATATCACTATTTCCCCTCAAGTTATTTCAGCATTGCTAAAAACATGTTTGTTGGAGCAGGGCTTTAAGATCGAAATTTATGATAAAAGTTGGAAATTATTGAAATCTGCGTCTCCTGGTAATATTGATCAGGTTGAGGACTTGATGAGTATTTCTTTGGAGTCTTCAATTGTTCTGGCGGGGATAAAATTTCAACTTAATGCTCAGGAAGGCCATTGTGTGCTGGGTGTCTCCTTTGTGGACAGTAGTTCATATGAAATTGGAATGTTTGACATTGTTGATAATGAGGTATATTCTAACCTTGAAAGCTTTTTAATCCAGCTGGGTGTTAGGGAGTGCCTTCTTCCGGATGTGAGAAACAACGAGTCAATGAGTTCTGAACTTAGGAAAATGAACACTGTAATGGATCGCTGTGGATGCATAGTTACTTTCTTGAAGAGTGGCGAATTTACTAGTAAGGATGTTGAATCCGATCTAGTAAAACTTTGCGGTGATGATTTAGCTATGTCGCTACCCAATTACTCCCAATTGTCCCTGAGTGCATGCAATGCATTACTTAGGTATTTAGAGCTCCCTCAAGATGTTTCAAAGGAGGGAAAATACAAGCTGGTGAAACACTCACTAGCTCAATTTATGAAACTGGATTCTTCTGCCATAAAAGCGTTAAATATTTTTACCCAGGGCCCAAGTGCGGCGCCTAGTGTTAGTTCAACCACTGGGTATGGTAATGGAGGGAAGATTACTAGCTTGGTGCAGCTGCTCAATAAATGTAAGACAAACGCGGGGGTTAGATTGTTAAATGAATGGCTCAAACAACCCTTATGTGACTATACCGAAATTCAAAAAAGACATGACCTAGTTGATTATTTAGTAGATCAATTAGAGCTGAAGTCAATGTTACGCGACGATTATTTACCGCTAGTGCCTGATGTTCGTAGATTAACTAAAAAGCTGAATAAGAACGGTAACCTAGAAGACGTCCTAAAAATTTATCAGTTTGCCCAGAGGATACCTGAAATTAATGGACTATTGAAGGACAACCTACAAGAATTACCTGAGCAATCCCGTATAAAAGAGCTAGTAACTCAGACTTGGCTCGAACCACTTGAAAAACACATTCAGCCCCTGCAAAAGTTCCAGGAAATGGTGGAAACGACGGTGGACTTGGAAGCATATGAGGAAACTAATGAGTTCATGATCAAGGTTGAGTTTAACGAAGAATTGGCTCGAATCAGATCTGCGTTAGTAGATTTGAAAGATAAGATGAGATCCATTCATTTGGAGACTGCCGAGGATTTGGGTTTTGAACCTGAAAAGAAACTGAAGCTAGAGAATCACCACGTGCATGGTTGGTGCATGAGATTGACCCGCACAGATGCAAAAGCTTTAAGACAACATAAAAAATATGTTGAGCTTTCCACTGTAAAGGCCGGCATCTACTTCAGCACTAAAGAGTTTAAACAAATAGCTGAAGAGATTGCAGAGCTACAGCAGGAATATGACAAACAGCAATCCTCCCTGGTAAAAGAAATCATAACAATTACAATATCTTATACCCCTGTGCTAGAGAAGTTGTCAATTGTTCTAGCTAAGCTAGACGTTTTGTGTTCGTTTGCACATGTTTCTTCATATGCGCCAATTCCATATGTCAGGCCAACCATGTATGATATAGATGACCCAAATAGGAAAACTAAGCTAATTGAGTCCCGCCATCCATTGATCGAAGTCCAAGATGATATAACTTTTATTGCTAACGATATAATAATGGAGCGTGGCGCTGGTGAGTTTTTAATTATAACTGGTCCAAATATGGGAGGTAAATCGACTTATATCAGACAGGCAGGTGTTATCTCCCTTATGGCCCAAATTGGTTGCTTTGTTCCTTGTACTTCAGCAGAGATTGCAATTGTCGATGCTATCCTTTGTCGTGTTGGCGCTGGTGATTCTCAGCTGAAAGGTGTTTCTACATTTATGATTGAGATGTTGGAAACGGCTTCTATATTAAAGAACGCGACTTCCAATTCTCTGATTATAGTGGATGAACTTGGTCGTGGTACTAGTACATATGATGGGTTTGGACTAGCTTGGTCAATCTCAGAATATATTGCAAAGGAGATCAAAAGTTTCACATTATTTGCAACCCACTTCCATGAATTAACTACTCTGGCTGAAAAATACTCTAATGTTAAAAATATGCATGTTATAGCCCATATTGAAGAAGGCCCCCAAAAATCAGACGACATAACACTACTTTACAAGGTTGAGGAAGGTATTTCTGATCAGTCATTTGGTATTCATGTCGCTGAGGCAGTTCATTTTCCCCAGAAAATTGTGAAAATGGCTAAGCGTAAAGCAACCGAACTAGATGAACTACAGAGAGATAGTGAGGCCTTAAAGAAGCTGAAATGCTCTCCTGAACAAATTGCACAGGGCACCGAGGCACTCACCTCATTACTTAAAAAGTGGGTTGCCGAATTGCGTTTACAAGGCCTGGATAGGAAGCTGTCTGACGCTAAAGTCCAAGAAGATATAGTTAAACAACTGAGAGAGCTTCTTAATGAACCAAACGAACTAAGTGGACTTGCAGATGAATTTAAAGAATGGATTGTTGACTTACTATTATAA
- the SPO21 gene encoding Spo21p (Syntenic homolog of Ashbya gossypii AFR604C; Syntenic homolog of Saccharomyces cerevisiae YOL091W (SPO21)): MMPMLEQKRSLGTDMRDQPSNPFDLSNYTVRDDSEITTSDEDSSTISSNSDQLVELTSGPVFGLPTTVSEKRVSSWFATRSKSSGVVDELSSSEVQPIALTSFRRSLSLLFRRESSPERGGDTDHESDGRKKDAEELENAKKKQAAEIKSWKKWKGRHFHRKNGISTEPELELEHNGREWEKDNSFDTCEIGKIDVVDLEADASITEYDVSMKKNEVNYARLTRIDIKDLYPDVASIGQDADGEDAYPGDEDSEMSSLEAQSNKLKVKFVDELSHPEKSTKPVKSPHDTYSTASSEYESRESERTTIPSKYEVVIEEPLIEEQEKDQNLEQQNIHTDDLQTGDANSMIYNYIYESPNAKNKSIDLWQVDPHSVTFAKFNQIVQLLNGDPQKIRFRDSLVEVLDYTLSLAVQKDESVNKMETDYQKLKETYDMESRVQAVTEKEINQLREQIKILQNELTTKKDELHDASTEASARDKEVEELKSQLESLNATLSEKEAEPIALKEQWDKEREQMLYEQAQAAKKSKACEQEYNTLKEEYNALKVKWKNIQFDYSRIETEKKALDDKFHSTVASLTAKESTERQLMEENHQLEATVKSKIVALERANRGNLQLQLDCKRERSKLLDLKEDNKYLKSYVDLMEYLKLESLQFMLQFVANFRKSITEEEYMDVQDLINSCSRLKPFSPNRKFSNAEILEKTELDQSLISKMYQVAMKNVLYLVSNKFIEIQRSNKFLTEQLIELRKDVADKEEYIKLLVADTDGLRSKLERYRPSHLSNTEDAHKPIHARPIRMEKKLNKR, translated from the coding sequence ATGATGCCAATGTTGGAGCAAAAGCGGTCGCTTGGTACCGATATGAGAGACCAACCATCAAATCCTTTTGACCTTTCCAATTACACAGTACGAGATGATTCGGAGATAACCACAAGTGATGAAGACTCCAGCActatttcatcaaataGCGATCAGCTAGTGGAGTTAACTAGTGGCCCCGTTTTTGGTCTTCCAACTACTGTTTCCGAAAAAAGAGTATCTTCATGGTTTGCTACTAGATCCAAATCTTCAGGTGTCGTTGATGAGCTTAGTAGCAGCGAGGTTCAACCTATTGCACTTACATCATTCAGGAGAAGCTTGTCTTTATTATTTAGAAGAGAAAGCTCACCTGAGAGAGGTGGAGACACAGATCACGAGAGTGATGGAAGGAAAAAAGACGCTGAAGAACTGGAGAATGCTAAGAAAAAACAGGCGGCAGAGATAAAGTCTTGGAAGAAGTGGAAAGGAAGACATTTCCATCGCAAGAATGGCATCAGTACTGAACCTGAACTTGAACTTGAACATAATGGTCGGGAGTGGGAAAAAGACAATTCATTTGATACGTGTGAAATTGGTAAAATCGACGTGGTAGATCTGGAAGCAGATGCTTCTATCACAGAATATGATGTAAGTATGAAAAAGAACGAGGTTAATTATGCTAGATTGACGAGGATTGACATCAAGGACTTATATCCAGACGTGGCTTCTATTGGTCAAGACGCTGACGGCGAAGACGCTTATCCGGGCGACGAGGACAGCGAAATGAGTTCCTTAGAGGCCCAGTCAAATAAATTAAAGGTTAAGTTTGTCGACGAACTATCTCATCCAGAGAAATCTACAAAACCCGTTAAATCACCTCACGACACATATTCGACTGCTTCTTCAGAGTATGAATCACGAGAATCAGAACGCACTACGATCCCGTCTAAATACGAGGTGGTTATAGAAGAGCCACTTATTGAGGAGCAAGAGAAAGATCAAAATCTTGAGCAGCAGAATATTCATACCGATGATTTACAGACTGGTGATGCCAATTCTATGATTTATAACTATATTTACGAGAGCCCAAATGCCAAGAATAAGTCCATTGACCTTTGGCAGGTTGATCCACATTCAGTTACCTTTGCAAAATTCAATCAGATTGTCCAGCTATTGAATGGCGATCCACAGAAGATTCGTTTTAGAGACTCTTTAGTGGAGGTTTTGGATTATACACTTTCCTTAGCTGTTCAAAAAGATGAATCAGTAAATAAAATGGAAACAGATTATCAGAAGTTAAAGGAAACATATGATATGGAGTCAAGGGTTCAAGCTGTTACCGAAAAGGAAATTAATCAGCTACGCGAGCAGATCAAGATTCTACAGAACGAGCTAACGACGAAAAAAGATGAGCTACATGACGCTTCTACAGAGGCTTCCGCACGTGATAAAGAGGTTGAAGAGTTGAAGAGCCAGCTAGAATCTTTGAATGCCACTTTATCGGAGAAGGAAGCTGAACCAATTGCGCTAAAAGAACAATGGGATAAGGAACGGGAACAGATGCTGTATGAACAAGCTCAAGCAGCAAAGAAATCCAAAGCCTGTGAGCAAGAATATAACACTTTAAAAGAGGAGTACAATGCTTTAAAGGTGAAGTGGAAGAACATTCAGTTCGATTACTCAAGAATAGAGACAGAGAAGAAGGCATTGGATGACAAATTCCATTCCACTGTTGCTTCACTAACAGCGAAGGAATCCACAGAAAGACAGCTTATGGAAGAGAACCATCAATTAGAAGCAACTGTAAAATCCAAAATAGTGGCATTGGAAAGAGCAAACAGAGGCAACCTGCAGTTGCAACTTGATTGCAAGAGAGAGAGAAGTAAGTTACTTGATCTAAAAGAAGATAACAAATACTTAAAAAGCTACGTTGATCTAATGGAATACTTGAAATTAGAATCGCTACAGTTTATGTTGCAATTCGTGGCCAACTTTAGAAAGAGCATCACCGAAGAGGAATACATGGACGTCCAGGATCTAATAAATAGCTGCAGCAGGCTTAAACCATTCAGCCCCAATAGGAAGTTTTCAAATGCAGAAATCCTTGAGAAGACAGAACTTGATCAATCCCTTATCTCTAAAATGTATCAAGTTGCAATGAAGAATGTATTATACTTAGTATCTAACAAGTTCATTGAAATACAGAGATCTAATAAGTTCCTTACAGAACAGCTTATTGAACTAAGAAAAGACGTGGCCGATAAAGAAGAATATATTAAACTTTTAGTAGCAGATACAGATGGATTAAGGAGTAAATTGGAACGCTACAGGCCAAGCCACCTAAGTAATACGGAGGATGCCCACAAACCAATCCATGCCAGGCCAATCAGGATGgaaaagaagttaaatAAGAGGtga
- the TRM10 gene encoding tRNA (guanine(9)-N(1))-methyltransferase (Syntenic homolog of Ashbya gossypii ADR110C; Syntenic homolog of Saccharomyces cerevisiae YOL093W (TRM10)) — MAEEPKLADDTNESCENITKYPKLPPAPEGMSKSQWKKVWKKQQQLANKDKYAKIRKEKKQKAKAAYKERIQQYLDRGEEIPDDLKKTPRVNVNQKDSGIQIIIDCAFDELMNDKEIVSMSTQISRAYSSNKRQNHFAKIKVTSFNGRLKQRFEEGLHDANHQAWKNFEFVEDAKLPTENAIYLTADVDEKLEELEPGMTYIVGGIVDKNRYKNLCYDKAKELGIPARRLPIGEYIKLCGRKVLTTTHVIQLMLKYFDNKDWKEAFESVLPQRKLQNDTATEES; from the coding sequence ATGGCAGAAGAACCTAAATTAGCTGATGATACTAACGAATCATGCGAAAACATCACAAAATACCCAAAGCTTCCGCCAGCTCCTGAGGGCATGTCCAAGTCTCAGTGGAAGAAGGTGTGGAagaagcagcagcagttAGCCAATAAAGACAAATACGCAAAAATTCGAAAGgagaagaagcagaagGCCAAGGCCGCCTATAAAGAAAGAATCCAACAGTATTTAGATCGTGGGGAAGAGATTCCCGATGATCTCAAGAAAACTCCTCGAGTAAATGTGAACCAAAAAGACTCTGGAATTCAGATCATCATAGACTGTGCATTTGACGAACTAATGAACGATAAGGAGATCGTAAGCATGTCTACACAAATCAGCAGGGCTTATTCCAGTAACAAAAGACAAAATCACTTTGCCAAAATTAAGGTTACCTCTTTCAATGGGCGACTAAAGCAGCGGTTCGAAGAAGGCCTACATGATGCGAACCACCAAGCCTGGAAGAATTTCGAATTTGTAGAGGATGCAAAGCTGCCAACTGAGAATGCAATATACCTTACAGCTGATGTTGACGAAAAACTGGAGGAATTGGAGCCCGGTATGACTTACATAGTAGGTGGGATTGTGGATAAGAATAGGTACAAGAATCTGTGCTATGATAAAGCCAAGGAGCTAGGCATCCCAGCGAGACGTTTGCCAATTGGTGAGTATATAAAATTGTGTGGTCGCAAGGTATTGACCACTACACATGTGATTCAACTAATGTTAAAGTATTTCGATAACAAGGACTGGAAAGAAGCTTTCGAAAGCGTGTTACCACAGCGCAAGCTCCAAAATGATACAGCTACGGAGGAGAGTTAA
- the RFC4 gene encoding replication factor C subunit 4 (Syntenic homolog of Ashbya gossypii ADR111W; Syntenic homolog of Saccharomyces cerevisiae YOL094C (RFC4)), with translation MVLEKSLATKLELPWVEKYRPKLLKDVVGNEETVERLQQIAYDGNMPHMIISGLPGIGKTTSIHCLAHELLGDSYSQAVLELNASDDRGIDVVRNQIKHFAQKKCTLPPGKHKLIILDEADSMTSGAQQALRRTMELYSNTTRFAFACNQSNKIIEPLQSRCAILRYSKLTDEQVLKRLLEIIKAEDVKYTDDGLEAIIFTAEGDMRQAINNLQSTVSGFGLVNGDNVFKIVDSPHPLVVKKMLLSDSLDESLTYLKGLWNKGYSAVDIITTCFRVMKNLTEIKEPVRLEMIKIIGFTHMRILEGVGTYLQLSGALAKMHLLK, from the coding sequence ATGGTACTCGAAAAGTCGTTAGCAACTAAGTTGGAGCTGCCCTGGGTTGAGAAGTACAGGCCAAAGCTATTGAAGGATGTTGTAGGTAATGAGGAAACTGTTGAACGATTGCAGCAGATAGCCTATGATGGTAATATGCCGCATATGATTATTTCTGGCCTTCCAGGTATCGGTAAAACTACTTCGATTCACTGTTTAGCTCATGAGCTACTAGGCGATTCATATTCCCAGGCTGTTCTGGAACTGAACGCTTCGGATGATAGAGGTATTGATGTTGTTAGAAACCAGATTAAGCACTTCGCTCAAAAAAAGTGTACACTTCCACCAGGAAAGCATAAGCTGATTATCCTAGATGAAGCAGACTCAATGACTAGTGGTGCCCAACAGGCATTAAGACGTACTATGGAACTATACTCCAACACTACAAGATTTGCATTTGCGTGCAATCAGTCGAACAAAATCATAGAACCACTGCAGTCTCGTTGTGCAATATTGCGTTACTCCAAGTTGACCGATGAACAGGTGCTGAAGAGGTTACTAGAGATTATTAAAGCGGAAGACGTTAAGTATACAGATGATGGGCTGGAAGCAATTATATTCACTGCCGAAGGTGACATGAGGCAGGCCATCAATAATTTACAAAGTACGGTATCTGGTTTTGGATTGGTCAATGGAgacaatgtcttcaaaATCGTAGATTCTCCGCACCCGCTTGTAGTTAAGAAGATGTTACTTTCAGATTCATTGGACGAGTCTCTAACGTATCTAAAAGGTCTCTGGAACAAGGGCTATTCTGCTGTAGATATTATAACAACTTGTTTCCGTGTCATGAAGAACCTTACTGAGATCAAAGAACCCGTGAGATTGGAGATGATTAAGATCATTGGTTTCACCCACATGCGTATTTTGGAGGGAGTAGGTACGTATTTACAACTTAGCGGAGCATTGGCAAAAATGCACTTATTAAAGTAG